GCCGTCCGGCGCAGGGCGGGCATCGGGCGCACGGCGAAGCGCAGGCGGTGCAGAAAGTATGCCACGCCGGCGACGCCCATCACCGCCAGTTCGATCGCCAGCAGGTTGAACAGCCAGGACTTCTCACCCACCATCAGGTAGTCGAAGGCCGCCGGGCTGTGCTCCCGGATGCTCTTCAGGTAGCCGTAGCCGATGATCGGCTGCAGGAGCAGGAAGCCAAAGCCCCACACCATCCCCCAGTGGCCCATCCAGTCGTAGTACTCGCGGTCCTCCTCGCCGGCGCTCCTCAGGTAACGCCAGGCCGCCCACCCGGCGACCAGGAAGCCCACGAACGAGATGTTCCCTATGAACCGGTGCATGTTCAGCGGCACGAAGGTCGGGTTCAGAAACGTCGCCCCCACGTTCGTCGCCGGGGCCTCGGAGGGGGTGAGCATGTAGGAGCCCACCACGTTGATGAACGTCTGCTGGGCGAGCCCGAAGAGCCCCGCCATGAACCCGAAGACCACGTGCAGCCGCTTGCGGTAGGCCATCCGGTCCCAGGCGTTGTACCAGGCGTAGAGCAGGATGATCTCCCCCACGAACATGAAGGCCTCCGCCAGGAGCGCCCAGAACATGATGTTCTGCAGGTAAGACCAGAACACCGGGTAGAGGGTTATGAGCATCAGGACGAACGTGATCGCCAGCGCCGAGCCCGAGG
The Rubrobacter xylanophilus genome window above contains:
- a CDS encoding cytochrome ubiquinol oxidase subunit I, with amino-acid sequence MPVGDIEFPVIGNDALIPVLVVPHILIAAFVIGITLVAPVSEYLGLVTKQPKYDRFARNAAKFTILIFASGSALAITFVLMLITLYPVFWSYLQNIMFWALLAEAFMFVGEIILLYAWYNAWDRMAYRKRLHVVFGFMAGLFGLAQQTFINVVGSYMLTPSEAPATNVGATFLNPTFVPLNMHRFIGNISFVGFLVAGWAAWRYLRSAGEEDREYYDWMGHWGMVWGFGFLLLQPIIGYGYLKSIREHSPAAFDYLMVGEKSWLFNLLAIELAVMGVAGVAYFLHRLRFAVRPMPALRRTAAGALGFMAIFGVLNVIPADANLVPQIGLVFAEGERTQIPLGDMYPWKYIGLIGMTFAGLFVLALYLKATASGFHWGRSSRWSQYALIVVAVTVVFTMMTMGYARETARRAEGPGYLINGCITLDQKITPETCPPVTGGSL